The genomic segment TCCCTGTGCCGTGCATGCTCTACCTCCCTGTGCCGTGCACGCTCTCCCTCCCTGTGCCGTGCATGCTCTCCCTCCCTGTGCCTTGCACGCTCTCCCTCCCTGTGCCGTGCACGCTCTCCCTCCCTGTGCCGTGCACGCTCTCCCTCCCTGTGCCGTGCACGCTCTCCCTCCCTGTGCCGTGCACGCTCTCCCTCCCTGTGCCGTGCACGCTCTCCCTCCCTGTGCCGTGCACGCTCTCCCTCCCTGTGCCGTGCACGCTCTCCCTCCCTGTGCCGTGCACGCACTCCCTCCCTGTGCCTTGCACGCTCTCCCTCCCTGTGCCGTGCACGCTCTCCCTCCCTGTGCCGTGCACGCTCTCCCTCCCTGTGCCGTGCACGCTCTCCCTCCCTGTGCCGTGCACGCTCTCCCTCCCTGTGCGGTGCACGCTCTCCCCCCCTGTGCCGTGCACGCTCTCCCTCCCTGTGCCGTGCACGCTCTCCCTCCCTGTGCCGTGCACGCTCTCCCTCCCTGTGCCGTGCACGCTCTCCCTCCCTGTGCCTTGCACGCTCTCCCTCTCTGTGCCGTGCACGCTCTCCCTCTCTGTGCCGTGCACGCTCTCCCTCCCTGCGCCGTGCACACTCTCACTCCCTGAGCCGTGCACGCACTCCCTCCCTGTGCCGTGCACGCTCTTCCTCCCTGCGCCGTGCACGCTCTCCCTCCCTGTGCCTTGCACGCTCTCCCTCCCTGTGCCGTGCACGCTCTCCCTCCCTGTGCCGTGCACGCTCTCCCTCCCTGTGCCGTGCACGCTCTCCCTCCCTGTGCCGTGCACGCACTCCCTCCCTGTGCCTTGCACGCTCTCCCTCCCTGTGCCGTGCACGCTCTCCCTCCCTGTGCCGTGCACGCTCTCCCTCCCTGTGCCGTGCACGCTCTCCCTCCCTGTGCCGTGCACGCTCTCCCTCCCTGTGCCGTGCACGCTCTCCCTCCCTGTGCCGTGCACGCTCTCCCTCCCTGTGCCTTGCACGCTCTCCCTCTCTGTGCCGTGCACGCTCTCCCTCCCTGTGCCGTGCACGCTCTTCCTCCCTGCGCCGTGCACACTCTCACTCCCTGAGCCGTGCACGCTCTCCCTCCCTGTGCCGTGCACGCTCTTCTTCCCTGCGCCGTGCACGCTCTCCCTCCCTGTGCCTTGCACGCTCTCCCTTCCTGTGCCGTGCACGCACTCCCTCCCTGTGCCTTGCACGCTCTCCCTCCCTGTGCCGTGCACGCTCTCCCTCCCTGTGCCGCGCACGCTCTCCCTCCCTGTGCCGTGCACGCTCTCCCTCCCTGTGCCGTGCACGCTCTCCCTCCCTGTGCCGTGCACGCTCTCCCTCCCTGTGCCGTGCACGCTCTCCCTCCCTGTGCCGTGCACGCTCTCCCTCCCTGTGCCGTGCACGCTCTCCCTCCCTGTGCCGTGCACGCTCTCCCTCCCTGTGCCTTGCACGCTCTCCCTCTCTGTGCCGTGCACGCTCTCCCTCCCTGTGCCGTGCACGCTCTCCCTCCCTGCGCCGTGCACACTCTCACTCCCAGAGCCGTGCACGCACTCCCTCCCTGTGCCGTGGACGCTCTTCCTCCCTGCGCCGTGCACGCTCTCCCTCCCTGTGCCTTGCACGCTCTCCCTCCCTGTGCCGTGCACGCTCTCCCTCCCTGTGCCGTGCACGCTCTCCCTCCCTGTGCCGTGCACGCTCTCCCTCCCTGTGCCGTGCACGCTCTCCCTCCCTGTGCCGTGCACGCACTCCCTCCCTGTGCCTTGCACGCTCTCCCTCCCTGTGCCGTGCACGCTCTCCCTCCCTGTGCCGTGCACGCTCTCCCTCCCTGTGCCGTGCACGCTCTCCCTCCCTGTGCCGTGCACGCTCTCCCTCCCTGTGCCGTGCACGCTCTCCCTCCCTGTGCCGTGCACGCTCTCCCTCCCTGTGCCTTGCACGCTCTCCCTCCCTGTGTCGTGCACGCTCTCCCTCCCTGTGCCGTGCACGCTCTCCCTCCCTGCGCCGTGCACACTCTCACTCCCTGAGCCGTGCACGCTCTCCCTCCCTGTGCCGTGCACGCTCTTCCTCCCTGCGCCGTGCACGCTCTCCCTCCCTGTGCCTTGCACGCTCTCCCTCCCTGTGCCGTGCACGCTCTCCCTCCCTGTGCCGTGCACGCTCTCCCTCCATGTGCCGTGAACGCTCTCCCTCCATGTGCCGTGCACGCTCTTCCTCCATGTGCCGTGCACGCTCTCCCTCCCTATGCCGTGCACGCTCTCCCTCCATGTGCTGTGCACGCTCTCCCTCCATGTGCCGTGCACGCTCTCCCTCCATGTGCCGTGCACGCTCTCCCTCCCTGTGCCTTGCACGCTCTCCCTCCCTGTGCCGTGCACGCTCTCCCTCCCTGTGCAGTGCACGCTCTCACTCCCTGTGCATTGCACGCTCTCCCTCCCTGTGCCGTGCACGCTCTCCCTCTCTGTGCCGTGCACGCTCTCCCTCCATGTGCCGTGCACGCTCTCCCTCCATGTGCCGTGCACGCTCTCCCTCCCTGTGCCTTGCACGCTCTCCCTCCCTGTGCCGTGCACGCTCTCCCTCCCTGTGCATTGCACGCTCTCACTCCCCGTGCATTGCACGCTCTCCCTCCCTGTGCCGTGCACGCTCTCCCTCCCTGTGCCTTGCACGCTCTCCATCCCTGTGCCGTGCACGCTCTCCCTCCCTGTGCCGTGCACGTTCTCCCTCCCTGTGCCGTGCACGCTCTCCCTCCCTGTGCCTTGCACGCTCTCCCTCCCTGTGCCGTGCACGCTCTCCCTCTTTGTGCCGTGCACGCTCTCACTCCCTGTGCATTGCACGCTCACCCTCCCTGTGCCGTGCACGCTCTCCCTCCCTGTGCCTTGCACGCTCTCCCTCCCTGTGCCTTGCACGCTCTCCCACCCTGTGCCGTGCACGCTCTCACTCCCTGTGCATTGCACGCTCTCCCTCCCTGTGCCGTGCACGCTCTCCCTCCCTGTGCCTTGCACGCTCTCCCTCCCTGTGCCTTGCACGCTCTCCCTCCCTGTGCCGTGCACGCTCTCCCTCCATGTGCCGTGCACGCTCTCCCTCCCTGTGCCGTGCACGCTCTCCCTTCCTGTGTCGTGCACGCTCTCCCTCCATGTGCCGTGCACGCTCTCCCTCCCTGTGCCTTGCACGCTCTCCCTCCCTGTGCCGTGCACGCTCTCCCTCCCTGTGCCGTGCACGCTCTCCCTCCTTGTGCCGTGCACGCTCTCCCTCCCTGTGCCGTGCACGCTCTCCCTCCATGTTCCGTgcacgctctccctccctccctgtgccgTGCACGCTCTCCCTCCCTGTGCCGTGCACGTTCTCCCTCCCTGTGCCGTGCACGCTCTCCCTCCCTGGTCGTACACGCTCCCCCTCCATGGCCGTACACGCTCCCCCTCCCTGGCCGTACATGCTCCCCCACCCTGGCCGTACATGCTCCCCCTCCATGGCCGTACACGCTCCCCCTCCCTGGCCGTACATGTTCCCCCTCCCTGGCTGTACATGCTCCCCTCTCCCTGGCCGTACATGCTCCCCCACCCTGGCCGTACATGCTCCCCCTCCCTGGCCGTACATGCTCCCCCTCCCTGGCCGTACATGCTCCCCCTCCCTGGCCGTACACGCTCCCCCTCCCTGGCCGTACATGCTCCCCCTCCCTGGCCGTACACGCTCCCCCTCCCTGGCCGTACACGCTCCCCCTCCCTGGCCGTACACGCTCCCCCTCCCTGGCCGTACACGCTCCCCCTCCCTGGCCGTACACGCTCCCCCTCCCTGGCCGTACACGCTCCCCTTCCCTGGCCGTACACGCTCCCCTTCCCTGACCGTACACGCTCCCTCTCCCTGGCCGTACACGCTCCCTCTCCCTGGCCGTACATGCTCCCCTTCTCTGGCCGTACACGCTCCCC from the Procambarus clarkii isolate CNS0578487 chromosome 10, FALCON_Pclarkii_2.0, whole genome shotgun sequence genome contains:
- the LOC138363112 gene encoding proteoglycan 4-like, with product MLSLPVPCTLSLPVPCMLSLPVPCMLYLPVPCTLSLPVPCMLSLPVPCTLSLPVPCMLSLPVPCMLYLPVPCTLSLPVPCMLSLPVPCTLSLPVPCTLSLPVPCTLSLPVPCTLSLPVPCTLSLPVPCTLSLPVPCTLSLPVPCTLSLPVPCTHSLPVPCTLSLPVPCTLSLPVPCTLSLPVPCTLSLPVPCTLSLPVRCTLSPPVPCTLSLPVPCTLSLPVPCTLSLPVPCTLSLPVPCTLSLSVPCTLSLSVPCTLSLPAPCTLSLPEPCTHSLPVPCTLFLPAPCTLSLPVPCTLSLPVPCTLSLPVPCTLSLPVPCTLSLPVPCTHSLPVPCTLSLPVPCTLSLPVPCTLSLPVPCTLSLPVPCTLSLPVPCTLSLPVPCTLSLPVPCTLSLSVPCTLSLPVPCTLFLPAPCTLSLPEPCTLSLPVPCTLFFPAPCTLSLPVPCTLSLPVPCTHSLPVPCTLSLPVPCTLSLPVPRTLSLPVPCTLSLPVPCTLSLPVPCTLSLPVPCTLSLPVPCTLSLPVPCTLSLPVPCTLSLPVPCTLSLSVPCTLSLPVPCTLSLPAPCTLSLPEPCTHSLPVPWTLFLPAPCTLSLPVPCTLSLPVPCTLSLPVPCTLSLPVPCTLSLPVPCTLSLPVPCTHSLPVPCTLSLPVPCTLSLPVPCTLSLPVPCTLSLPVPCTLSLPVPCTLSLPVPCTLSLPVPCTLSLPVSCTLSLPVPCTLSLPAPCTLSLPEPCTLSLPVPCTLFLPAPCTLSLPVPCTLSLPVPCTLSLPVPCTLSLHVP
- the LOC138363113 gene encoding spermatogenesis-associated protein 31H1-like; amino-acid sequence: MCRARSSSMCRARSPSLCRARSPSMCCARSPSMCRARSPSMCRARSPSLCLARSPSLCRARSPSLCSARSHSLCIARSPSLCRARSPSLCRARSPSMCRARSPSMCRARSPSLCLARSPSLCRARSPSLCIARSHSPCIARSPSLCRARSPSLCLARSPSLCRARSPSLCRARSPSLCRARSPSLCLARSPSLCRARSPSLCRARSHSLCIARSPSLCRARSPSLCLARSPSLCLARSPTLCRARSHSLCIARSPSLCRARSPSLCLARSPSLCLARSPSLCRARSPSMCRARSPSLCRARSPFLCRARSPSMCRARSPSLCLARSPSLCRARSPSLCRARSPSLCRARSPSLCRARSPSMFRARSPSLPVPCTLSLPVPCTFSLPVPCTLSLPGRTRSPSMAQQQQQQQQQQQQQQQQQQQQ